TATCCAAAATGCAAACGCCACAGAAAATCAAATCCACAAACCACCAATCAGCGACCTCTTCAAGTTTGGTGGGAAGAAGCTGATTCTCTCTAACAATCTCATCCCACACAGGGCCCTTATCCCTCATCATCTCCGACAACTTGAGTCTCTCGGAACCCTCATCGAAGCCATACTCGGTGATCCCATACTGCTCCGCCAGCACCTTCCACAGATGCTTCCACTTGAACACATCCCCGTTGCTGCAATTGAACGCCTCGTTCCTCGCGTACGCATCCACCGCCGCCCATATATGCTGCTCCGCGATCAAATCCGCATCCGACACCGTCGTGTAATCCTCCCACGCCGATTTGGTTCCAGGGAATCTCAATGGAACCCTCTCGTGCTTGCAAATCGCCGCGTACACGCACAGGGTTCCCACCATGTTCATCAAGCTGTAAGGTGAGAATCCGAAGATCACTTGCGGCCGGTGAACCGACCAAGAAACACCGTCCTTCGTCTGCGTCTCTTCGTACAAGATGTCTTCCTGAGTGTAATAGAAATTGGGGGCCTTGAGTCGCGGCAGATCCTCCGTGAAGGGCGGCTCGTGGGGTTGGATCTTGCCGAAGAGCTCGAAGGGACCTAGGTAGTGCTTGCCACCAGTCTGGAGGGACACGTGGCGGAGATTGGGGGCGTTGGGGATAACGGCTTGGAGGACATTCCTGAGCATGGCGCCGTTAACCTCGCAATTCTCGGCTTCGGTGGGGCGTCTAGTCCATGAGACGTAGAAGATGTGTGTGACGTCTGTTAGGGCGGAGAGCTTCGATTGGGTGTCGTTGGGATCGGAGATGTCGCACTGGATGTATTCGATTGGGTGATCGGCGTTCCAGGATGGACGGGGCCGCCGGGCAACGCCGTAGACCTTCCATGGACCGCCGGGGGTATCGGCGAGAGGGAGAATCTCGGCGAGGCTGTTGCCGACTATGCCGGTGACGCCGATGACCAGACCCACGCTCTGGAAGCTTCGCGGAGGTTCGTCGTCTTCGAATTTTTTCTGCACCACGataatacaaatacaaatacaaaaaatattaataatgataattaataaataagtaaaaagaaaaggaaaatatggAGTGTTTGTTGTTGCCTTGGCAGCACCGATAGCTCCAGCCCACCACCAACTCATGGTGTTATGCGAAAGTGAATGAGGGAGGGAAGAGGGAAGCAGATATAAGGAGCGTTTGATTTATGAGCTCCGTTTGTGTTTTAGATTCAAATAGAAAGTAGAAACCTCATGATTTACAAACCCCATCGTCATCCCCATCATTATTCATTTTTGTTATTCCCGCTACTCTGTCTTGTTGTGTAAACTTATGTACACCCCTTTTTTTTAActgtttgttttttgtttttttcgatttttgtttttattacaGATCCTACTTCTCACTATTTATGGACTCTCAGTCTCACACTTTTACTTTAGCACTCCTTGTCTAAATTAGACATCAATTTAATTTGGTAAATAAAATAAGGCGAAAGCTAGTGCACTCCGGACAAACTAGAGAGTGCAGCACTCCTTGAAAAGTAACCTGCTATCAAAAGTTATcaggtaaattaaatttatttattattattaattttttttattcgtaTGGGCTGAACAAATAACAATACACACCAAAAAACCTAAACCCCTCTCTCAACTCTCAACCCTGTaatgttcaaaaaaaaaaggaactcTCAACCCTGTTATAGCATCCTC
The Arachis duranensis cultivar V14167 chromosome 5, aradu.V14167.gnm2.J7QH, whole genome shotgun sequence genome window above contains:
- the LOC107491418 gene encoding (S)-8-oxocitronellyl enol synthase CYC2; protein product: MSWWWAGAIGAAKKKFEDDEPPRSFQSVGLVIGVTGIVGNSLAEILPLADTPGGPWKVYGVARRPRPSWNADHPIEYIQCDISDPNDTQSKLSALTDVTHIFYVSWTRRPTEAENCEVNGAMLRNVLQAVIPNAPNLRHVSLQTGGKHYLGPFELFGKIQPHEPPFTEDLPRLKAPNFYYTQEDILYEETQTKDGVSWSVHRPQVIFGFSPYSLMNMVGTLCVYAAICKHERVPLRFPGTKSAWEDYTTVSDADLIAEQHIWAAVDAYARNEAFNCSNGDVFKWKHLWKVLAEQYGITEYGFDEGSERLKLSEMMRDKGPVWDEIVRENQLLPTKLEEVADWWFVDLIFCGVCILDSMNKSKEHGFFGFRNSKNSFISWIDKTRAFKIVP